A stretch of Bradyrhizobium sp. AZCC 2262 DNA encodes these proteins:
- the hemA gene encoding 5-aminolevulinate synthase, giving the protein MDYSKFFRAALNRLHDERRYRVFADLERIAGRFPHAVWHSPKGPRNVVIWCSNDYLGMGQHPKVVGAMVETATRVGTGAGGTRNIAGTHHPLVQLEQELADLHGKQASLLFTSGYVSNQTGISTIAKLIPDCLILSDALNHNSMIEGVRQAGCERQIFRHNDMAHLEELLIAAGPDRPKLIACESLYSMDGDVAPLAKICDLAEKYGAMTYVDEVHAVGMYGPRGGGIAERDGVMHRIDVLEGTLAKAFGCLGGYIAGSAEIIDSVRSYAPGFIFTTALPPAICSAATAAIRHLKASNWERERHQDRAARVKAILNAAGLPVMSNETHIVPLFVGDPEKCKQASDMLLEEHGIYIQPINYPTVAKGTERLRITPSPYHDDGLVDRLAEALLQVWDRLGLPLKQQSLAAE; this is encoded by the coding sequence ATGGATTACAGCAAATTCTTCCGCGCCGCCCTCAATCGCCTGCATGACGAGCGGCGCTACCGCGTTTTCGCCGACCTCGAACGGATCGCGGGTCGCTTCCCGCACGCGGTCTGGCACTCGCCGAAGGGCCCGCGCAATGTCGTGATCTGGTGCTCCAACGACTATCTCGGGATGGGCCAGCACCCCAAGGTGGTCGGCGCCATGGTCGAGACCGCCACAAGAGTTGGCACCGGCGCCGGCGGCACCCGCAACATCGCCGGCACCCACCATCCGCTGGTGCAGCTCGAACAGGAACTGGCCGACCTGCACGGCAAGCAGGCTTCGCTGCTGTTCACCTCGGGCTACGTCTCGAACCAGACCGGCATCTCGACGATCGCAAAACTGATTCCGGACTGCCTCATTCTGTCCGACGCGCTGAACCACAATTCGATGATCGAAGGCGTCCGCCAGGCCGGCTGCGAACGCCAGATCTTCCGCCACAACGACATGGCGCATCTGGAAGAACTCTTGATCGCGGCGGGTCCGGACCGGCCGAAGCTGATCGCCTGCGAGAGCCTCTATTCGATGGACGGCGACGTAGCCCCGCTCGCAAAGATCTGCGATCTCGCCGAGAAATACGGCGCCATGACCTATGTCGACGAGGTCCATGCGGTCGGCATGTACGGCCCGCGCGGCGGCGGTATCGCCGAGCGCGACGGTGTCATGCATCGCATCGACGTGCTGGAAGGCACGCTCGCCAAGGCCTTCGGCTGTCTCGGCGGCTATATCGCTGGCAGCGCCGAGATCATCGACTCTGTTCGCTCCTATGCGCCGGGCTTCATCTTTACGACGGCGCTGCCGCCGGCGATCTGCTCGGCAGCGACCGCCGCGATCCGGCATCTGAAAGCCTCGAACTGGGAGCGCGAGCGCCACCAGGACCGCGCCGCCCGGGTCAAGGCGATCCTCAACGCCGCAGGCCTCCCGGTGATGTCGAACGAAACGCATATCGTTCCGCTGTTCGTCGGCGATCCGGAAAAGTGCAAGCAGGCCTCCGACATGCTGCTGGAGGAGCACGGCATCTATATCCAGCCGATCAACTATCCGACGGTCGCCAAGGGAACCGAGCGCTTAAGGATCACGCCCTCGCCCTACCACGACGACGGCCTGGTCGATCGGCTCGCGGAAGCGCTGCTGCAGGTCTGGGACCGTCTCGGCCTGCCGCTGAAGCAGCAATCGCTGGCGGCCGAGTAA
- a CDS encoding response regulator transcription factor — protein sequence MTTAANTHLVIADDHPLFRDALRQAVASVVASAVVSEAGSFDDLTALLERDSDVDLILLDLTMPGISGFSGLIYLRAQYPAIPVVIVSASDDAGTIRRSLDFGASGFIPKRFGVETLRDAIMKVMEGDVWVPPDTDLTSADDPDMSRLRDRLVTLTPQQVRVLMMLSEGLLNKQIAYELGVSEATIKAHVSAILQKLGVESRTQAVIAAAKIAGGQWRQGTPTG from the coding sequence ATGACGACCGCTGCAAATACCCATCTCGTCATCGCCGATGATCACCCCTTGTTCCGCGACGCGTTGCGTCAGGCGGTCGCCAGCGTCGTGGCATCCGCCGTCGTCAGCGAGGCCGGATCGTTCGACGATCTCACCGCGCTGCTCGAACGGGATTCCGACGTCGATCTGATCCTGCTCGATCTCACCATGCCGGGGATCTCGGGGTTCTCCGGCCTGATCTATCTGCGCGCGCAATACCCGGCGATTCCGGTGGTGATCGTGTCCGCGAGCGACGATGCCGGCACGATCCGCCGCTCGCTGGATTTCGGCGCCTCCGGCTTCATCCCCAAGCGCTTCGGCGTAGAAACCCTGCGCGATGCCATCATGAAGGTGATGGAGGGCGACGTCTGGGTTCCGCCGGACACCGATCTCACCTCGGCCGACGACCCCGACATGTCGCGGCTGCGCGATCGTCTGGTCACGCTGACCCCGCAGCAGGTGCGCGTGCTGATGATGCTGTCGGAGGGGCTGCTCAACAAGCAGATCGCCTACGAGCTCGGCGTGTCGGAAGCGACCATCAAGGCGCATGTCTCGGCGATCCTGCAGAAGCTCGGCGTCGAGAGTCGAACGCAGGCCGTGATCGCCGCCGCGAAGATCGCCGGCGGCCAATGGCGCCAGGGAACGCCGACGGGGTAA
- a CDS encoding secondary thiamine-phosphate synthase enzyme YjbQ, translated as MSSPKSPSRTTPSAVAATSIVSSLLTVQTSGAGFTDLTAEVAKFVADAHAREGAVTLFIRHTSASLTIQENADPTVLADLTTALNRLAPENAGWRHDTEGPDDMPAHVKTMLTATSLHIPVLQGALALGTWQAIYLVEHRARPHRREIVLQFMGSVD; from the coding sequence ATGAGTTCACCCAAATCCCCCTCCCGCACCACGCCCTCCGCGGTCGCCGCCACCTCCATCGTGTCCTCGCTGCTGACGGTGCAGACTTCAGGCGCGGGCTTTACCGATCTCACCGCCGAGGTCGCGAAATTCGTGGCGGACGCACATGCGCGCGAGGGCGCGGTGACGCTGTTCATTCGTCACACCTCGGCATCGCTGACGATCCAGGAAAATGCCGATCCGACAGTGCTCGCCGATCTGACCACGGCGCTGAACCGGCTCGCGCCCGAGAATGCCGGATGGCGCCACGATACCGAAGGGCCGGACGACATGCCGGCGCATGTCAAGACCATGCTGACCGCGACCTCGCTGCATATCCCGGTGCTGCAGGGCGCGCTCGCGCTGGGCACGTGGCAGGCGATCTATCTGGTCGAGCACCGCGCGCGGCCGCACCGGCGCGAAATCGTGCTGCAGTTCATGGGCAGCGTGGATTAA
- a CDS encoding helix-turn-helix transcriptional regulator: protein MSQDQDRSQDRILFHLKTRGPQVAADVGARLDMTPAGARQHLLKLEAAGLVESEDQREGRGRPRKYWRLTPHGHERFPDRHSDLTLDLLQSMRDVFGDDGRERLIAHRERAIVANYRKFVRAQDSLRQKLTALARIRSREGYMANVAKDTRDSFLLVENHCPICAAATACQGLCRSELAVFRAVLGTDVTVERIDHILAGARRCAYRITRQPR from the coding sequence ATGAGTCAAGACCAGGACCGCAGTCAGGATCGCATCCTGTTTCACCTCAAGACGCGCGGACCGCAGGTTGCCGCCGACGTCGGCGCGCGCCTTGACATGACCCCGGCCGGCGCGCGTCAGCACCTCCTCAAGCTTGAAGCGGCAGGCCTGGTGGAGAGCGAGGACCAGCGCGAAGGGCGCGGGCGGCCGAGGAAATATTGGCGGTTGACGCCGCACGGCCACGAGCGGTTCCCCGACCGCCACTCCGATTTAACCCTGGATTTATTGCAATCCATGCGCGACGTCTTTGGCGACGACGGCCGGGAAAGGCTGATCGCGCACCGCGAGCGTGCGATCGTAGCCAACTACCGCAAATTCGTCCGCGCGCAGGATTCACTTCGTCAGAAGCTGACGGCGCTGGCACGGATTCGAAGCCGTGAGGGCTACATGGCAAACGTGGCCAAGGACACCCGGGACAGCTTTCTGTTGGTCGAGAACCACTGCCCGATTTGCGCGGCAGCAACCGCTTGCCAAGGTCTCTGCCGTTCGGAACTTGCGGTGTTCCGCGCCGTGCTGGGGACCGACGTGACCGTTGAACGCATCGATCATATTCTCGCGGGCGCTCGTCGCTGCGCGTACCGGATCACGCGGCAGCCACGATGA
- a CDS encoding MFS transporter, with protein MELDSVREGWRSLFRREWIPTLTILLGGVLLQSMNVLLLTTVLPSIVGELGGVAMLSWPTTAYLASSIVAASCAGVLATAIGSRTVYCAGVTVFALGALLCSLAPAMGWIVVGRLIQGFGGGLEAAVAYVLVRGTFPESAWSRTIALMSTSWSMSVLIGPLVGGVFAHFGNWRSAFVTTAVIGVVLAISALFILPSVATRGTSPLCVPAGRVALICLAIAAMSAASVVAPPLAKSALIVAAIVSLAVMLRLDRLATTRLLPSDAFSWRTQTGVGLWLALLLCITFSPLQIYVPMFLQQLHGFDPLSAGFAVASASLAWTVASLATAGVSVRWADRLMLTGPAAMGLSLMAIALLAPHATASAFLLVSAIAVLGAGIGQCWPFVAHRIMDSATAGNEVVAASSVPTVQQMGFAFGAAIAGLIANASGLSAAIPDQGMARTAFWVPASFVVPAMLAFLTGLRLRALRKP; from the coding sequence ATGGAGCTGGACTCTGTCCGGGAAGGATGGCGATCACTCTTTAGACGAGAATGGATTCCGACACTCACTATCCTGCTTGGCGGGGTGCTGCTGCAATCCATGAACGTATTGCTGCTGACGACCGTGCTGCCATCCATCGTCGGTGAACTCGGTGGCGTTGCCATGTTGAGTTGGCCGACCACCGCCTACCTTGCCTCCTCCATCGTCGCCGCGAGTTGTGCTGGCGTGCTCGCGACCGCGATTGGCTCCCGGACAGTTTATTGCGCGGGCGTCACGGTATTCGCCCTCGGCGCGCTGCTTTGCTCGCTGGCCCCGGCGATGGGCTGGATCGTTGTCGGCAGGCTCATTCAGGGATTCGGCGGCGGCCTGGAGGCTGCCGTCGCCTATGTGCTGGTCCGCGGCACGTTTCCGGAGTCGGCCTGGTCACGAACCATTGCGCTGATGTCGACCAGCTGGAGCATGTCGGTCCTGATCGGTCCTCTCGTCGGTGGGGTGTTCGCCCATTTCGGCAACTGGCGCAGTGCCTTTGTCACGACCGCCGTTATTGGCGTTGTCCTGGCAATAAGCGCCCTCTTCATCTTGCCGTCGGTGGCGACCCGTGGAACGTCACCCCTGTGCGTGCCCGCCGGACGGGTCGCCCTGATCTGCCTCGCGATTGCTGCAATGTCCGCCGCGTCCGTCGTCGCGCCGCCGCTTGCGAAATCGGCACTGATCGTCGCGGCGATCGTCTCGCTCGCGGTGATGTTGCGGCTCGACCGTTTGGCAACGACCCGGCTCTTGCCGAGCGACGCGTTTTCATGGCGCACGCAGACGGGTGTCGGGCTATGGCTCGCGCTGCTGCTCTGCATCACCTTCAGCCCGCTTCAGATCTACGTGCCCATGTTCCTGCAGCAGCTGCATGGTTTCGATCCGCTCTCGGCCGGCTTTGCCGTCGCCAGCGCCTCGCTGGCATGGACCGTCGCCTCGCTTGCAACTGCCGGGGTGTCGGTACGCTGGGCGGATCGGTTGATGTTGACCGGGCCAGCAGCCATGGGGCTGAGCCTGATGGCCATCGCGCTTCTCGCGCCGCATGCCACGGCATCCGCATTCCTGCTGGTCTCGGCAATTGCCGTACTGGGGGCGGGCATCGGCCAGTGTTGGCCCTTCGTCGCGCACCGGATCATGGACAGCGCCACGGCGGGCAACGAGGTGGTTGCGGCCTCGTCAGTCCCCACCGTGCAGCAAATGGGCTTTGCATTCGGCGCGGCGATAGCGGGGCTGATAGCCAATGCCAGCGGCCTGTCGGCTGCAATTCCGGATCAGGGAATGGCGCGCACCGCCTTCTGGGTGCCGGCGAGCTTTGTCGTGCCGGCGATGCTCGCTTTCCTGACCGGGCTGCGCTTGCGCGCGTTGCGCAAACCCTGA
- a CDS encoding HAD family hydrolase — protein MSGSRRALLFDIDGTLADTDALHLEAFNQVFAPHGHVFDRDRASKELMGFSNISISERFLPGRSPERQAAIMAEKEEAFRKLASGQIKPLAGLMKLLALADRADVAMVAVTNAPRLNAEMMLSGLGIMQRFKAVIIGDELPHGKPHPLPYLEGLRAVSAAPGLSLAFEDSRSGVQSASAAGIATIGIRTSLGHGDLVAAGAVCTAETFDDPKLVGLVGKTMNW, from the coding sequence ATGTCCGGATCCCGAAGGGCGCTGCTGTTCGATATCGACGGCACGCTGGCCGACACCGACGCGCTTCATCTGGAAGCGTTCAATCAGGTGTTTGCGCCTCATGGCCATGTGTTCGATCGCGACCGCGCCTCGAAAGAGCTCATGGGTTTTTCCAATATTTCGATCAGCGAACGGTTTCTGCCGGGCCGGTCGCCGGAGCGACAGGCGGCCATCATGGCTGAAAAGGAAGAAGCGTTCCGCAAGCTTGCGTCGGGGCAAATCAAACCGCTGGCGGGTCTGATGAAGCTGCTTGCCCTGGCGGATCGCGCTGACGTCGCCATGGTGGCGGTAACCAACGCGCCCCGCCTGAACGCCGAAATGATGCTTTCCGGACTTGGCATCATGCAGCGGTTCAAGGCTGTCATCATCGGCGACGAGCTTCCGCACGGAAAGCCGCACCCGCTGCCGTATCTGGAAGGTTTACGCGCCGTGAGCGCCGCGCCCGGGCTGTCTCTCGCATTCGAGGATTCCCGCTCCGGCGTTCAATCCGCTTCGGCGGCCGGCATCGCGACGATTGGAATACGGACGAGCCTGGGCCATGGCGATCTGGTCGCTGCGGGCGCGGTCTGCACGGCCGAGACTTTCGACGATCCAAAACTGGTAGGGCTGGTCGGCAAGACCATGAACTGGTGA
- a CDS encoding MFS transporter translates to MATITATSARESGMTRDEKFVIFASSLGTVFEWYDFYLYATLAPFFAALFFPPGNDTAALLSAFATYAAGFLVRPFGAIIFGRIGDLVGRKYTFLVTIVVMGGATFLVGLLPTFANIGWAAPFMLVTLRLAQGLALGGEYGGAATYVAEHSRPHERGYTTSFIQTTATLGFFLALLVIGLCRVYMDAKMFAEWGWRIPFLVSVLLLIVSVYIRLRLNESPIFAKMKEEGKGSKAPLTESFLHYPNNKFVLLALLGATAGQGVVWYTGQFYALFFLTITLKLDYISAYALIALSLVIGTPFFIVFGALSDRIGRLKIILAGCAIAAITFFPLFKGLTHYVNPALETFAEKNPITVSADQSTCNFHIFVGPWSNFTQCDRAQDLLTKSGLSFKIVSVPGSKSVDMSVGATKVTGFDAAKWNAALLDAGYPNLQKAADGKIVPKFADTAQVNWFMAELLLVIMVIYVTMVYGPIAAFLVEMFPTSIRYTSMSLPYHIGNGWFGGMLPLLATAIVAATGDIYAGLWYPIGIAVMTLVIGAIFLKDTKGVDISTSSGVKNQTAG, encoded by the coding sequence ATGGCCACTATCACTGCGACATCGGCACGCGAATCCGGCATGACGAGGGACGAAAAATTCGTCATCTTCGCCTCGTCGCTCGGGACCGTCTTCGAGTGGTACGACTTTTATCTTTACGCCACGCTGGCGCCGTTCTTCGCAGCGCTGTTTTTCCCGCCGGGTAATGACACGGCGGCATTGCTCTCGGCTTTCGCCACCTACGCGGCCGGGTTCTTGGTGCGCCCGTTCGGCGCGATCATCTTCGGCCGCATTGGCGACCTCGTCGGCCGTAAATACACCTTCCTCGTCACCATCGTGGTGATGGGTGGCGCGACCTTCCTCGTCGGTCTGCTTCCGACATTCGCGAACATCGGCTGGGCCGCGCCATTCATGCTCGTGACCCTGCGCCTTGCCCAGGGCCTCGCGCTCGGCGGCGAATATGGCGGTGCGGCGACCTATGTGGCCGAGCACTCGCGCCCCCACGAGCGCGGCTATACCACGAGCTTTATCCAGACCACGGCGACGCTAGGTTTCTTTCTGGCGCTGTTGGTGATCGGGCTCTGCCGCGTCTACATGGACGCCAAGATGTTCGCCGAATGGGGTTGGCGTATTCCCTTCCTGGTGTCGGTCTTGCTGCTGATTGTCTCGGTCTACATCCGGCTGCGGCTTAACGAGTCTCCGATTTTCGCGAAGATGAAGGAAGAGGGAAAGGGCTCCAAGGCGCCGTTGACCGAAAGCTTCCTGCATTACCCGAACAACAAGTTCGTGCTGCTCGCACTGCTCGGTGCGACCGCTGGCCAGGGCGTGGTGTGGTACACGGGGCAGTTCTACGCGCTGTTCTTTCTCACGATCACGCTCAAGCTCGACTACATATCGGCCTATGCGTTGATCGCGCTCTCACTCGTGATCGGCACGCCGTTCTTCATCGTGTTTGGCGCGTTGTCGGATCGCATCGGCCGGCTGAAGATCATCCTGGCGGGTTGCGCGATCGCGGCAATCACTTTCTTCCCGTTGTTCAAGGGGCTCACCCACTACGTCAATCCGGCGCTTGAAACCTTCGCGGAGAAGAATCCGATCACGGTCTCCGCGGATCAATCGACCTGCAACTTCCATATCTTCGTCGGACCGTGGTCGAACTTCACGCAATGCGACCGCGCGCAAGACTTGCTGACCAAGTCCGGCCTCTCGTTCAAGATCGTGAGCGTGCCCGGATCGAAGTCGGTCGACATGTCGGTGGGTGCAACCAAGGTTACCGGTTTTGACGCCGCCAAGTGGAACGCAGCGTTATTGGATGCCGGATACCCAAATCTGCAGAAGGCGGCTGACGGCAAGATCGTACCGAAATTTGCCGACACGGCCCAGGTCAACTGGTTCATGGCAGAGCTGCTTCTGGTCATCATGGTGATCTACGTCACCATGGTGTACGGGCCGATCGCGGCTTTCCTGGTCGAGATGTTCCCGACGAGCATTCGCTACACGTCGATGTCGCTGCCGTATCACATCGGTAACGGCTGGTTCGGCGGCATGCTTCCGCTGCTCGCAACAGCGATCGTAGCGGCGACCGGCGATATTTATGCCGGGCTGTGGTATCCGATCGGTATCGCCGTGATGACATTGGTGATCGGGGCGATCTTCCTGAAGGATACCAAAGGCGTGGACATCAGCACCAGTTCCGGCGTGAAGAACCAAACGGCCGGATAA
- a CDS encoding PAS domain-containing hybrid sensor histidine kinase/response regulator — translation MLHDWGVIATAFAYIGLLFGVASYGDRLSPSQRGRASMLIYPLSLAIYCTSWTFFGSVGFATRTSFDFLAIYVGPILMIGLCTPLLRRVIHLAKSQNITSIADFIAARYGKSQAVAGTVAVIAIVGSVPYIALQLKAVASSLETILSEDKLFSSIPIIGDIALVVTLAMAAFAVLFGTRQSDATEHQHGLMLAVATESIVKLVAFLAAGAFVTFWMFTPVELIERAMKTPEAVRAINYVPSIGNFLTMTLLSFCAIMLLPRQFHVSVVENASPEEVSRARWLFPLYLVAINLFVIPIALAGLVTFPFGAVDSDMYVLALPIEADSPLLSIAVFVGGLSAGTAMVIVECVALSIMVSNDIVLPLVLQRSPATRDSSKDFGDFLLRIRRFAIFAIMVMAYFYYRALGNAQLAAIGLLSFAALAQLAPAFFGGLFWREGTARGAMTGMLVGFAVWAYTLFLPSFLENNPTGLLLLQHGPLGIEALRPRALFGADLPPLMHGVLWSLSLNILTYIVMSLAQRPSSIERLQADLFVPNTLAPIAPTFRRWRTTVTVQDIQSTVAQYLGPERAAQAFEAFAAGHPGNLDPAAPADFELLQYAERLIASSIGAASSRLVMSLLLRKRTVSAKAALKLLDDSHAALHFNREILQTALNHVRQGIAVFDADLQLICSNAQFGEILALPPHLVQLGIPLQEILEFMGAVSPAAFGNPDGLLQRRLDAYTTEGEPYLERLPDRHMVIEVRSNRMPGGGFVITFSDVTPSFEAAEALERANATLEKRVRDRTEELTRLNSELAQAKSTAEDANISKTRFLAAASHDILQPLNAARLYVTSLVERQNGGEDSRLVENIDDSLEAIEEILGALLDISRLDAGAMTTAITSFKMADLMRSLEIEFAPIARAKGLELTFVPCSLPVESDRLLLRRLLQNFISNAIKYTPRGRVLVGCRRQGQSLKIGVYDTGVGIPVTKRGEIFKEFHRLEQGARIARGLGLGLSIVERLARVLKHGIAIDANASGGSVFSVTVPVAKAVNHTAAVTSATPLSKAPMSGALIVCIENDPAILDGMKTLLTAWDAEVIAVTDPDAAIVAIESSGSSVTGLLVDYHLDRGNGVAAIREIRRRFGENIPAILITADRSPNVRAAAREENIAILNKPVKPASLRALLGQWRAQQMVAAE, via the coding sequence ATGCTGCACGACTGGGGCGTTATCGCCACCGCGTTCGCCTATATCGGCCTGCTGTTCGGCGTCGCCAGCTACGGCGACCGGCTGTCGCCGAGCCAGCGCGGCCGCGCCAGCATGCTGATCTATCCGCTGTCGCTGGCGATCTACTGCACCTCCTGGACCTTCTTTGGCTCGGTCGGTTTCGCCACCCGCACCAGCTTCGATTTTCTTGCGATCTATGTCGGCCCGATCCTGATGATCGGGCTTTGCACGCCGCTGCTGCGGCGCGTGATCCATCTTGCCAAATCGCAGAACATCACCTCGATCGCCGACTTCATCGCGGCGCGCTACGGCAAGAGCCAGGCGGTCGCTGGCACGGTGGCTGTGATCGCGATCGTCGGATCGGTGCCTTACATCGCGCTCCAGCTCAAGGCGGTGGCGTCCTCGCTGGAGACGATCCTGAGCGAGGACAAGCTGTTCTCCTCGATCCCGATCATCGGCGACATCGCGCTGGTCGTGACGCTGGCGATGGCGGCATTCGCGGTGTTGTTCGGCACCCGCCAGAGCGACGCCACCGAGCACCAGCACGGCCTGATGCTGGCGGTCGCCACCGAATCCATCGTCAAGCTGGTGGCCTTCCTCGCCGCCGGCGCCTTCGTCACCTTCTGGATGTTCACGCCGGTCGAGCTGATCGAACGCGCGATGAAGACCCCGGAGGCGGTGCGCGCGATCAACTATGTGCCGTCGATCGGCAATTTCCTGACCATGACGCTGCTGTCGTTCTGCGCGATCATGCTGCTGCCGCGGCAGTTTCACGTCAGCGTGGTCGAGAACGCCAGCCCCGAGGAGGTCAGCCGCGCCCGCTGGCTGTTTCCGCTCTATCTGGTCGCCATCAACCTGTTCGTGATTCCGATCGCGCTCGCCGGCCTCGTCACCTTTCCGTTCGGCGCCGTGGACAGCGACATGTACGTATTGGCGCTGCCGATCGAGGCGGATTCCCCGCTGCTCAGCATTGCCGTCTTCGTCGGCGGCCTGTCGGCCGGAACCGCGATGGTGATCGTGGAATGCGTCGCGCTCTCCATTATGGTCTCCAACGACATCGTTCTGCCGCTGGTGCTGCAGCGCAGCCCCGCGACGCGCGACAGCAGCAAGGATTTCGGCGACTTCCTGCTCAGGATCCGGCGCTTTGCGATCTTCGCCATCATGGTGATGGCGTATTTCTACTATCGTGCGCTCGGCAATGCGCAGCTGGCGGCGATCGGCCTGCTGTCGTTCGCAGCCCTTGCCCAACTGGCGCCGGCCTTCTTCGGCGGCCTGTTCTGGCGCGAGGGAACCGCCCGCGGCGCCATGACGGGCATGCTGGTCGGCTTTGCGGTGTGGGCCTATACGCTGTTCCTGCCGAGCTTCCTGGAAAATAATCCCACTGGCCTGCTGCTGCTGCAACACGGACCGCTCGGCATCGAGGCGCTGCGTCCGCGGGCGTTGTTCGGCGCCGATTTGCCGCCGCTGATGCATGGCGTGCTGTGGTCGCTCTCGCTCAACATCCTGACCTACATTGTGATGTCGCTCGCGCAACGGCCGTCCTCGATCGAACGGCTGCAGGCGGATCTGTTCGTGCCCAACACGCTGGCGCCGATCGCGCCGACGTTCCGGCGCTGGCGAACGACGGTTACCGTGCAGGACATCCAGAGCACGGTGGCGCAATATCTCGGCCCCGAGCGCGCTGCCCAGGCCTTCGAGGCCTTTGCCGCCGGCCATCCCGGCAATCTCGATCCGGCCGCGCCCGCCGATTTCGAATTGCTGCAATATGCCGAACGCCTGATCGCCTCCTCGATCGGAGCCGCCTCCTCGCGCCTCGTGATGTCGCTGTTGCTGCGCAAGCGAACCGTCTCCGCCAAGGCCGCGCTGAAGCTGCTCGACGATTCCCACGCCGCGCTGCATTTCAACCGTGAGATTTTGCAGACCGCGCTGAACCATGTGCGCCAGGGCATCGCGGTGTTCGACGCGGATTTGCAACTGATCTGCTCGAACGCCCAGTTCGGTGAAATTCTCGCGCTGCCGCCGCATCTGGTGCAGCTCGGCATCCCCCTGCAGGAAATCCTCGAATTCATGGGCGCCGTCAGCCCGGCCGCCTTCGGCAACCCCGATGGATTGCTGCAGCGGCGGCTGGATGCCTACACCACCGAGGGCGAACCCTATCTGGAGCGCCTGCCGGACCGCCACATGGTGATCGAGGTTCGCTCCAACCGGATGCCAGGCGGCGGCTTCGTCATCACCTTCTCCGACGTCACGCCGAGCTTCGAGGCTGCCGAAGCGCTGGAACGCGCCAATGCGACGCTGGAAAAGCGCGTGCGCGACCGCACCGAGGAACTGACCCGCCTGAATTCCGAACTGGCGCAGGCCAAGAGTACCGCCGAGGACGCCAACATCTCGAAGACCCGGTTCCTGGCGGCCGCCAGCCACGACATCCTGCAACCGCTCAACGCGGCGCGGCTTTATGTGACGAGCCTCGTCGAGCGGCAGAACGGCGGCGAGGATTCGCGCCTGGTGGAAAACATCGACGACTCCCTGGAGGCGATCGAGGAGATCCTCGGCGCGCTCCTCGACATCTCGCGGCTCGATGCCGGCGCCATGACGACCGCGATCACCAGCTTCAAGATGGCCGACCTGATGCGCTCGCTCGAGATCGAATTCGCGCCGATCGCCCGCGCCAAGGGGCTCGAACTGACCTTCGTTCCCTGCTCGCTGCCGGTGGAGTCCGATCGGCTGCTGCTGCGGCGGCTGTTGCAGAATTTCATTTCCAACGCCATCAAGTACACCCCGCGCGGGCGCGTGCTGGTCGGCTGCCGCCGCCAGGGCCAATCCCTGAAGATCGGTGTTTACGACACCGGCGTCGGCATTCCCGTGACGAAGCGCGGCGAGATCTTCAAGGAGTTTCACCGCCTGGAACAGGGCGCGCGGATCGCGCGCGGCCTCGGTCTTGGCCTCTCCATCGTCGAGCGGCTGGCGCGGGTGCTGAAGCACGGCATCGCGATCGACGCCAACGCCAGTGGCGGCTCGGTGTTTTCGGTGACGGTGCCTGTCGCCAAGGCGGTCAACCACACCGCCGCCGTCACCAGCGCGACGCCACTCTCCAAAGCGCCGATGAGCGGGGCGCTGATCGTCTGCATCGAGAATGACCCGGCGATCCTCGACGGCATGAAGACGCTGCTGACGGCGTGGGATGCCGAGGTGATCGCGGTGACCGACCCCGACGCCGCGATCGTGGCGATCGAGTCCTCCGGCAGCAGCGTGACCGGCCTCCTGGTCGACTACCATCTCGACCGCGGCAACGGCGTCGCCGCGATCCGCGAGATCCGCCGCCGTTTCGGCGAAAACATTCCAGCCATCCTGATCACGGCCGACCGCAGCCCCAATGTTCGCGCCGCCGCGCGCGAGGAAAACATCGCGATCCTCAACAAGCCGGTCAAACCGGCCTCGCTCCGCGCCCTGCTCGGCCAGTGGCGGGCACAGCAGATGGTGGCGGCGGAGTAG